A genomic region of Mycobacterium sp. Aquia_213 contains the following coding sequences:
- a CDS encoding alpha/beta hydrolase translates to MTLVPELNRRAVLRMGASATAAAAGAWALSAWLDPLEPQALSQPLAPSPFEPSSASSTLPNRLTGSFISKARGGVKTNWVIALPPAQTSQSGPLRPVIALHGKDGDANMMLDCGVEDGLARLVKEGKPPFAVVGVDGGSDSYWHKRADGTDSGAMVLDELLPMLGSMGLDTSRVGFMGWSMGGYGALRLGAMLGPSRTAGICAVSPALYASYADCAPKAFDSEEDWMANSVMGLPALSQIPLRVDCGTFDRFYPATRQFVSQLKTPPAVSFTVGGHDVTWWRLQLPGELSWLAT, encoded by the coding sequence ATGACGCTCGTGCCTGAACTGAACCGCCGCGCGGTGCTGCGGATGGGCGCCAGTGCCACCGCTGCGGCCGCAGGCGCGTGGGCGTTGAGCGCCTGGCTGGATCCGCTCGAACCACAAGCGTTATCACAGCCGCTGGCGCCCTCGCCATTTGAGCCGTCGTCGGCGAGTAGCACCCTGCCGAACCGACTCACCGGCTCCTTCATCTCGAAGGCGCGCGGCGGCGTAAAGACCAACTGGGTGATCGCGCTGCCGCCCGCGCAGACCTCGCAGAGCGGGCCACTGCGCCCGGTCATCGCGTTGCACGGCAAGGACGGCGACGCGAACATGATGCTCGACTGTGGGGTCGAGGACGGACTTGCCCGGCTGGTCAAGGAGGGCAAGCCGCCGTTCGCCGTGGTCGGCGTCGACGGCGGCAGCGACTCCTACTGGCACAAGCGGGCCGACGGCACCGACTCCGGTGCGATGGTCCTCGACGAGCTGTTGCCGATGCTGGGCTCGATGGGGCTGGATACGTCCCGGGTGGGCTTCATGGGCTGGTCGATGGGTGGCTACGGGGCGCTGCGCCTGGGCGCGATGCTGGGGCCGTCGCGGACCGCGGGGATCTGCGCAGTCAGCCCGGCGCTGTACGCGTCCTACGCCGACTGCGCACCCAAAGCGTTTGACAGCGAAGAGGACTGGATGGCCAACAGCGTGATGGGCCTGCCGGCGTTGTCGCAGATTCCGCTGCGGGTGGACTGCGGGACATTCGACCGTTTCTATCCTGCGACACGCCAATTCGTGAGCCAACTCAAGACGCCACCGGCAGTAAGCTTCACGGTCGGTGGCCACGACGTGACGTGGTGGCGTTTGCAATTACCCGGCGAGCTTTCCTGGCTGGCGACCTAG
- a CDS encoding SGNH hydrolase domain-containing protein — MAVRQETTASPPPTAGDSPTQQIQRRGFRPDIEGLRAVAVVAVVLYHAGIPGTAGGFIGVDVFFVISGFLITGLLWREVSTTKTVALGHFYGARARRLLPAAATVAVVTAIAAAAVLPPLQARSVFLDGIASALYVGNYRFAQQGTDYLNAEAPSPFQHYWSLGVEEQFYLVWPVLIIGTAWLVGRLRRDAVAKAAPYALVLTLVAAASLAAAVLWTRSSPPWAFFSLPTRAWELAVGGLVALSIEQWRRLPLLPAAIAGWGGLALIMLTCTQLGPATPYPGTAALLPVLGTALVIGGGCVTRSLGVGRLLCRPAMRAIGRVSYSWYLWHWPVLLLLPRLLGDPAGLAARLAATAVSAGLAVITFHLVENPGRFAAALRRSAKASLAVAGIASAATASACVLLLTVIPVPVGHGPAAAKANIMALPAAAPSAGPREAAVQQALAQVRDAIATAAGLRAVPSNLDPSLAQAPADKAAVFVNGCVRSWRDVGQSDCAAGDIGSPTTVALIGDSHAAMWNPAFQQVAEQRHWRLETMAKVTCPIQDLPIDSPYLGREYTECEQWRTQVMARVAAEHPRLVVLDMSRRYGGDFGFVSYDPAWIDTLGRTVAALRRTGATVLVLGPAPDPQSPVPTCLSGHLDDATACAPSRSVAVNDGGISAERAAATGNGGHYADLTDLFCTSERCPMIVGNTLVFRDDNHVTTEYAQLLAPVLGALADSAITDG, encoded by the coding sequence ATGGCAGTCCGGCAGGAAACCACCGCCAGCCCGCCACCCACAGCGGGCGATAGTCCCACCCAACAAATCCAGCGACGCGGATTCCGCCCGGACATCGAAGGCCTGCGGGCCGTAGCGGTGGTGGCTGTCGTGCTCTACCACGCGGGCATCCCCGGCACCGCCGGCGGATTCATCGGCGTCGACGTCTTCTTCGTCATCTCCGGCTTCCTGATTACCGGCCTGCTCTGGCGCGAGGTCAGCACCACGAAAACCGTTGCACTGGGCCACTTCTACGGAGCTCGGGCCCGCCGCCTGTTGCCGGCCGCGGCCACCGTCGCCGTCGTCACCGCGATCGCGGCGGCCGCCGTGCTGCCGCCGTTGCAGGCCCGCAGCGTGTTTCTCGACGGCATCGCCAGCGCGCTGTACGTCGGCAACTACCGGTTCGCCCAGCAGGGCACCGACTACCTGAACGCCGAAGCACCCTCGCCGTTCCAGCACTACTGGTCGTTAGGCGTCGAGGAGCAGTTCTATCTGGTGTGGCCGGTGTTGATCATCGGTACCGCCTGGTTGGTCGGACGCCTGCGGCGCGACGCCGTGGCCAAGGCAGCGCCGTACGCGCTGGTGCTGACATTGGTCGCCGCGGCCTCGTTGGCGGCCGCCGTGCTGTGGACCCGCAGCTCGCCGCCGTGGGCGTTCTTCTCGCTGCCCACCCGTGCCTGGGAGCTGGCCGTCGGCGGGCTGGTCGCGCTGTCGATCGAGCAGTGGCGCCGGCTGCCGCTGCTGCCCGCGGCGATCGCCGGGTGGGGCGGCCTGGCGCTGATAATGCTGACCTGCACACAGCTGGGCCCCGCCACGCCCTACCCCGGCACCGCGGCACTGCTGCCCGTGCTGGGCACCGCGCTGGTGATCGGCGGTGGCTGCGTCACCCGCAGCCTGGGGGTCGGCCGTCTGCTGTGCCGGCCGGCGATGCGCGCGATCGGGCGGGTGTCGTACTCCTGGTACCTCTGGCACTGGCCGGTGTTGCTGTTGCTGCCCCGGCTACTGGGTGACCCCGCCGGCCTGGCGGCTCGACTGGCCGCGACCGCCGTCTCCGCGGGGCTTGCGGTGATCACCTTCCATCTGGTGGAGAACCCCGGCCGGTTCGCCGCCGCCCTGCGCCGGTCGGCCAAGGCCAGCCTGGCGGTGGCCGGGATCGCCAGTGCTGCCACCGCATCGGCATGCGTGCTGTTGCTGACGGTGATACCGGTTCCGGTCGGTCACGGCCCGGCCGCGGCGAAGGCCAACATCATGGCGCTGCCCGCCGCCGCCCCCAGCGCGGGTCCGCGGGAGGCGGCCGTCCAGCAGGCGCTGGCGCAGGTGCGCGACGCGATCGCGACGGCCGCGGGCCTGCGGGCCGTCCCGTCGAATCTGGATCCGTCGCTTGCCCAGGCACCCGCCGACAAGGCCGCGGTCTTCGTCAACGGCTGCGTGCGATCCTGGCGCGACGTCGGTCAAAGCGACTGTGCCGCAGGCGACATCGGCTCGCCGACGACGGTCGCGCTGATCGGCGACTCGCATGCGGCGATGTGGAACCCGGCCTTCCAGCAGGTCGCCGAGCAGCGGCATTGGCGGCTGGAGACGATGGCCAAGGTGACCTGCCCGATCCAAGACCTGCCGATCGACAGCCCGTATCTGGGCCGCGAGTACACCGAATGCGAACAATGGCGCACCCAGGTGATGGCCCGGGTGGCGGCCGAGCATCCGCGTCTGGTCGTGCTGGACATGAGCCGGCGCTACGGCGGCGACTTCGGCTTTGTGTCCTACGACCCGGCGTGGATCGACACCCTGGGTCGCACCGTCGCAGCGCTGCGGCGCACCGGTGCGACCGTCCTGGTCCTCGGCCCCGCCCCGGATCCGCAATCCCCGGTGCCCACCTGCCTGTCCGGACACCTCGACGACGCCACCGCCTGCGCGCCAAGCCGTTCGGTCGCGGTCAATGACGGCGGTATCTCCGCGGAGCGGGCCGCGGCCACCGGCAACGGCGGCCACTACGCCGATCTCACCGACCTGTTCTGCACATCCGAGCGTTGCCCGATGATCGTCGGTAACACCTTGGTGTTCCGCGACGACAACCACGTCACAACCGAATATGCGCAGTTGTTGGCGCCGGTGCTGGGCGCGCTCGCAGACAGCGCCATAACGGACGGGTGA
- a CDS encoding Rv0518 family GDSL lipase: MSRLAVFVVNFALLGGLLGEVVAHPAQVRPYQALTLDGRLTHIAVVGDSYTTGTDEGGLGPKAWTALTWQTLTKRGLQIDADVAAEGRAGYVVPGDHGSIFEDLTVRSVKADDVLVVFFGSRNDQGSDPGLLAGRARDTFQVARILAPTARFLVIGPPWPTADVPADILQIRDVLNSEARAAGAAFVDPIGAHWFVDRPDLIGPDGVHPNDAGHRYMADKIAPLIRTQLFR, translated from the coding sequence GTGAGTCGTCTGGCCGTGTTCGTCGTCAACTTCGCGCTGCTGGGCGGCTTGCTGGGTGAAGTCGTGGCGCACCCGGCACAGGTGCGGCCGTATCAGGCATTGACGCTGGATGGCCGGCTGACCCACATCGCGGTGGTCGGCGACTCGTATACGACCGGCACCGACGAGGGCGGCCTGGGCCCCAAAGCGTGGACCGCCCTGACCTGGCAGACCCTGACCAAGCGTGGGCTGCAGATCGACGCCGACGTGGCTGCCGAGGGCAGAGCCGGTTATGTCGTGCCCGGCGATCACGGCAGCATCTTCGAGGATCTGACCGTCAGGTCCGTCAAGGCCGACGACGTGCTGGTGGTGTTCTTCGGCTCCCGCAACGACCAGGGCTCCGACCCAGGCCTGCTGGCCGGCCGGGCTCGCGACACCTTCCAGGTCGCGCGCATCCTGGCGCCCACGGCGAGATTCCTGGTGATCGGGCCGCCGTGGCCGACCGCGGATGTGCCGGCGGACATCCTGCAGATTCGCGACGTGCTCAACTCCGAGGCGCGGGCCGCGGGCGCGGCGTTCGTCGACCCGATCGGCGCTCACTGGTTCGTCGACAGGCCGGACCTGATTGGCCCAGATGGCGTGCACCCCAACGACGCCGGGCACCGGTACATGGCGGACAAGATTGCACCGCTGATTCGCACGCAACTATTCAGGTAG
- a CDS encoding acyltransferase family protein: MRSAEIKGEIKALTGLRIVAAVWVVLFHFRPMLSDISPDFRENLAPVLNCGAQGVDLFFILSGFVLTWNYLDRMGRSWSTRETLHFLWLRLARVWPVYLVTMHLAALLVILSLHVGHTPLPEASDLTAVSYIRQVLLVQLWFEPFFDGTSWDGPAWSISAEWLAYLLFGVLALVVFRMKLATRARALMWLAVVASLPPVVMLLASGHFYTPWSWLPRIVTQFTAGALACAAVRRLRLTDRGRHIAGYLSLLLLAAVVGVLYWFNAHPIGGVVENDSGGVVDALFVPLVITLAVGLGSLPRLLSTRVMVYGGQISFCLYMVHELVHTSWGWAVENFKLTPWESDSPWKWNVLGLFAIALAVSSLLYHVVEEPARRWMRRMVDVRPAAQRTEPNEPAPAKVRQIDGGLEPITERTAS, encoded by the coding sequence GTGCGCAGCGCAGAGATCAAGGGTGAGATCAAAGCCCTGACGGGACTCCGCATCGTCGCCGCCGTGTGGGTGGTGCTGTTCCACTTCCGGCCGATGCTGAGCGATATCTCGCCCGATTTCCGCGAGAACCTGGCCCCGGTGCTCAACTGCGGCGCCCAAGGCGTCGATCTGTTCTTCATCCTCAGCGGGTTCGTGCTGACCTGGAACTACCTCGACCGCATGGGCCGTTCCTGGTCGACGCGCGAGACCCTGCACTTCCTGTGGCTGCGGCTGGCCCGGGTGTGGCCGGTTTATCTGGTCACCATGCACCTGGCCGCGCTGCTGGTGATCCTGTCGCTGCACGTCGGCCATACGCCGCTGCCCGAGGCGAGCGACCTCACCGCGGTCAGCTACATCCGCCAGGTCTTGCTCGTGCAGTTGTGGTTCGAGCCGTTCTTCGACGGGACCAGCTGGGATGGGCCGGCCTGGTCGATCAGCGCGGAATGGCTCGCTTACCTGCTGTTCGGCGTGCTCGCCCTGGTCGTTTTCCGGATGAAGCTGGCCACCCGCGCCCGCGCCCTGATGTGGCTGGCTGTGGTGGCCTCACTCCCGCCGGTGGTGATGTTGTTGGCCAGCGGTCACTTCTACACGCCGTGGAGCTGGCTGCCGCGGATCGTGACGCAGTTCACCGCGGGGGCGCTGGCCTGCGCCGCCGTGCGCCGATTGCGGCTGACCGATCGCGGTCGCCACATCGCCGGATACCTCTCGCTGCTGCTGCTGGCCGCCGTGGTGGGCGTCCTGTACTGGTTTAACGCCCATCCGATCGGCGGAGTCGTGGAAAACGACAGCGGCGGCGTAGTCGACGCGCTGTTCGTTCCCCTGGTCATCACGCTCGCGGTCGGCCTGGGCAGCCTGCCCAGGCTGCTGTCCACCCGGGTGATGGTCTACGGCGGGCAGATCTCGTTCTGCCTGTACATGGTGCATGAGCTGGTGCACACGTCCTGGGGATGGGCGGTCGAAAATTTCAAGCTCACGCCGTGGGAGTCCGATTCCCCCTGGAAATGGAATGTGCTGGGCCTGTTCGCGATCGCCCTGGCGGTTTCGAGCCTGCTGTATCACGTCGTGGAGGAGCCCGCGCGCCGCTGGATGCGCAGGATGGTCGACGTCCGTCCCGCGGCCCAGCGAACCGAGCCCAACGAGCCGGCCCCGGCCAAGGTTCGCCAGATCGACGGCGGACTCGAACCGATCACCGAGCGGACAGCTTCCTGA